In the genome of Myxococcus stipitatus, one region contains:
- a CDS encoding superoxide dismutase family protein, which produces MTIRALLTATVLTAASPVLAQDAAAPAATPPAAPPKVAPAKGESARAMVKDAQGKDVGEVIFEQTKHGVLIKGQLENLPAGQHAFHIHETGKCEAPDFKTAGGHFNPTKKAHGILSPKGKHVGDLPNLYVDKDGKVTFDTFSQNGLTVKSLFDKDGSAVVIHVKEDDYHSDPTGDAGGRIACGVVEK; this is translated from the coding sequence ATGACGATTCGCGCGCTGCTGACCGCCACCGTCCTCACCGCCGCTTCCCCTGTGCTGGCCCAGGACGCGGCCGCTCCCGCCGCCACGCCCCCCGCCGCGCCGCCCAAGGTGGCGCCCGCCAAGGGCGAGTCGGCCCGGGCCATGGTGAAGGATGCCCAGGGCAAGGACGTGGGCGAGGTCATCTTCGAGCAGACCAAGCACGGGGTGCTCATCAAGGGGCAGCTGGAGAACCTGCCCGCGGGCCAGCACGCCTTCCACATCCACGAGACGGGCAAGTGCGAGGCGCCGGACTTCAAGACGGCGGGCGGCCACTTCAACCCGACGAAGAAGGCCCACGGCATCCTCTCGCCCAAGGGCAAGCACGTGGGCGACCTGCCGAACCTCTACGTCGACAAGGACGGCAAGGTGACGTTCGACACGTTCTCGCAGAACGGCCTCACCGTGAAGTCCCTGTTCGACAAGGACGGCTCCGCGGTCGTCATCCACGTCAAGGAGGACGACTATCACTCGGACCCCACCGGCGACGCCGGCGGCCGCATCGCCTGCGGCGTGGTGGAGAAGTAG
- a CDS encoding serine hydrolase produces the protein MRLALALLLIVLPLSSPLAQSLPPDLDATIERTLKTFEVPGVALAVVKDGKVLLAKGYGVRKQGDATPVTADTLFNIASNSKAFTAAALAILVDEGKLQWDDRVVDHLPSFQMFDPYVTRELTVRDLLVHRSGLGLGAGDLLYFPPTTFTEDEIVSKLRHIRPSISFRSRYAYDNILYLVAGKVIEKASGRHWRDFVRERIFMPLGMRDSSTHVKGLRVAANVATPHAKADGVLKALAPTSIDNNAPAAAINSTVNDLAKWMMTQLGRGVIPGTDGKKRLFSEAQSKEMWAAQTVMGISEPSKSLESLRANFSAYALGWGVRDYRGYKLVGHSGALPGYFSRVMLVPELGLGIAVLTNQEERSGFEVPLWTVLDAFVGAPKTDWVAAFKADDDSKRAKAEEKVALQGGMRNAQSKPSLPMESYAGKYRDAWYGDVTVTKEGDKWLLRFTRTPSLVGELSHWQYDTFVARWTDRSLNADAFVSFSLKPDGTLAEMRMQPISPLTDFSFDFQDLLFTPVKETPAAAVARPVH, from the coding sequence GTGCGTCTTGCCCTCGCGCTGCTGCTCATCGTCCTGCCGCTGTCCTCCCCGCTCGCGCAATCCCTGCCACCGGACCTGGATGCGACCATCGAGCGGACCCTGAAGACCTTCGAGGTCCCTGGCGTGGCCCTGGCCGTGGTGAAGGACGGCAAGGTCCTGCTGGCCAAGGGCTATGGCGTGCGCAAGCAGGGTGACGCGACGCCGGTGACGGCGGACACGCTGTTCAACATCGCCTCCAACAGCAAGGCCTTCACGGCGGCGGCGCTGGCCATCCTCGTCGACGAGGGGAAGCTCCAGTGGGACGACCGCGTGGTGGACCACCTGCCGTCGTTCCAGATGTTCGACCCGTACGTCACGCGGGAGCTGACGGTGCGGGACTTGCTCGTCCACCGCAGCGGCCTGGGCCTGGGCGCGGGTGACTTGCTGTACTTCCCGCCGACCACGTTCACCGAGGACGAGATTGTCTCCAAGCTGCGCCACATCCGTCCGTCCATCAGCTTCCGCAGCCGCTACGCCTACGACAACATCCTCTACCTCGTCGCGGGCAAGGTCATCGAGAAGGCGAGCGGCCGTCACTGGCGCGACTTCGTGCGCGAGCGCATCTTCATGCCGCTGGGCATGCGCGACAGCAGCACGCACGTGAAGGGCCTGCGCGTGGCGGCCAACGTCGCGACGCCGCACGCGAAGGCGGATGGGGTGCTCAAGGCCCTGGCCCCCACGAGCATCGACAACAACGCGCCCGCGGCGGCCATCAACTCCACCGTGAATGACCTGGCCAAATGGATGATGACGCAGCTGGGCCGCGGCGTGATTCCGGGCACGGACGGCAAGAAGCGCCTGTTCAGCGAGGCGCAGTCGAAGGAGATGTGGGCGGCGCAGACGGTGATGGGCATCTCCGAGCCCTCCAAGTCGCTGGAGTCCCTGCGCGCGAACTTCTCCGCGTACGCGCTGGGCTGGGGCGTGCGCGACTACCGGGGCTACAAGCTCGTGGGCCACAGCGGCGCGCTGCCGGGCTACTTCTCGCGGGTGATGCTGGTGCCGGAGCTGGGGCTGGGCATCGCCGTGCTGACGAACCAGGAGGAGCGCAGCGGCTTCGAGGTGCCCCTGTGGACGGTGCTGGATGCGTTCGTCGGCGCGCCGAAGACGGACTGGGTCGCCGCGTTCAAGGCGGATGACGACTCCAAGCGCGCGAAGGCGGAGGAGAAGGTGGCGCTCCAGGGCGGCATGCGCAACGCGCAGAGCAAGCCGTCCCTGCCGATGGAGTCCTACGCCGGCAAGTACCGCGACGCGTGGTACGGCGACGTGACGGTGACGAAGGAAGGCGACAAGTGGCTGCTGCGCTTCACCCGGACGCCGAGCCTCGTCGGTGAGCTGTCCCACTGGCAATACGACACGTTCGTCGCGCGCTGGACGGACCGCTCGCTCAACGCGGATGCCTTCGTGTCCTTCTCGCTGAAGCCCGATGGCACGCTGGCGGAGATGCGGATGCAGCCCATCTCCCCGCTGACCGACTTCAGCTTCGACTTCCAGGACCTGCTCTTCACGCCGGTGAAGGAGACCCCGGCCGCCGCGGTCGCCCGCCCCGTGCACTGA
- a CDS encoding glutamine amidotransferase: protein MNSPTFNAWKLVSLSPLPTWAVVFLALGLLLGVALAAWGVRKEPSRGRRVLLWALRVGAGVAALFFLLEPGIRHLQVARMKNRVAVLVDRSASMDFPSEPGGPTRTAQVARFLEKAAPGLEGLQDRFTVELHGFDPELTPVTAASLVKEAPRGGTTDLLSALRSVAGAGQGARKLSGVLLLSDGTDNAELKAGAVGRARAALVDLGVPVSTFTVGQEALKDLSIEALKVDDFAFVRNSLTVEAEIHGRGFRGQEIPVVLRQEGKTVASKTVRLETSDDVKPVSFTFTPDQTGRFVYTVSVPTFPDEAVAENNSRSFTLKVIRDRVRVLLVVGRPSWDERYLRGLLKQDANVDLISFYILRTLSDDPGTNNDRELSLIPFPMEEIFDTKLDTFDVVIFQNFGYTDPSLSIAEYERNLERYIHNGGAFVMLGGDSVLGEGRANMPTLMEALPVVAAGPANPEPFTARLTPEGLRHPVTAIGMGASATEAAWAQLPPIPGANLTRARPGATVLLEHPHLTTDGKNAPLVAVWDYGRGRSLVMATDASWYWAFAAHRDGSPNRAYDRFWGNALRWLVRDPDLTTLKVTADPPAVEPGRPVAVVVQARSADYQPAQDAQVRVELFSVASQKAVAVQTGATGQDGVVRLEFAPPEPGPYKLLATAKKGETELGQGEDAVAVRAVGPELSDASVRPELMEAIAQVTGGKSYKLPQDGLPDVPLLDPPVVEVGRAKDQPLWDRWYYLVALIGLLGAEWFARRRFGYV, encoded by the coding sequence ATGAATTCCCCCACCTTCAACGCCTGGAAGCTCGTCAGCCTCTCTCCCTTGCCCACCTGGGCGGTGGTGTTCCTCGCGCTCGGGTTGCTCCTGGGAGTGGCGCTGGCCGCGTGGGGCGTGCGCAAGGAGCCGTCGCGCGGACGGCGTGTCCTCTTGTGGGCGCTTCGCGTGGGCGCGGGCGTGGCCGCGCTGTTCTTCCTCCTGGAGCCCGGCATCCGCCACCTCCAGGTCGCACGGATGAAGAACCGCGTGGCGGTGCTGGTGGACCGCTCCGCGTCCATGGACTTCCCCTCCGAGCCGGGCGGGCCCACGCGCACCGCGCAGGTGGCCCGCTTCCTGGAGAAGGCGGCGCCGGGACTCGAGGGCCTGCAGGACCGCTTCACGGTGGAGCTGCACGGCTTCGACCCGGAGCTGACGCCGGTGACGGCCGCGTCGCTGGTGAAGGAGGCGCCGCGCGGAGGCACCACGGACCTCTTGTCCGCGCTGCGCTCGGTGGCGGGCGCGGGGCAGGGCGCGCGCAAGCTGTCCGGCGTGTTGCTGTTGAGCGATGGCACGGACAACGCGGAGCTGAAGGCGGGCGCGGTGGGCCGGGCCCGCGCGGCGCTGGTGGACCTGGGCGTGCCCGTCTCCACCTTCACCGTGGGACAGGAGGCGCTCAAGGACCTCTCCATCGAGGCGCTGAAGGTGGATGACTTCGCCTTCGTGCGCAACTCGCTCACGGTGGAGGCGGAGATTCATGGCCGGGGCTTCCGAGGCCAGGAGATTCCCGTCGTCCTCCGCCAGGAGGGCAAGACGGTGGCGAGCAAGACGGTGCGCCTGGAGACCTCCGACGACGTGAAGCCCGTGTCCTTCACCTTCACGCCGGACCAGACGGGCCGGTTCGTCTACACGGTGTCGGTGCCCACCTTCCCGGACGAGGCGGTGGCGGAGAACAACAGCCGCTCCTTCACGCTGAAGGTCATCCGGGACCGCGTGCGCGTGCTGCTCGTGGTGGGCCGCCCCTCGTGGGACGAGCGCTACCTGCGCGGCCTGCTGAAGCAGGACGCCAACGTGGACCTCATCTCGTTCTACATCCTGCGCACGCTGTCGGACGACCCGGGCACGAACAACGACCGCGAGCTGTCCCTCATCCCGTTCCCGATGGAGGAGATTTTCGACACGAAGCTGGACACCTTCGACGTCGTCATCTTCCAGAACTTCGGCTACACGGACCCGTCGCTCTCCATCGCCGAGTACGAGCGCAACCTGGAGCGCTACATCCACAACGGCGGCGCCTTCGTGATGCTGGGCGGCGACAGCGTGCTGGGCGAGGGCCGCGCCAACATGCCCACGCTCATGGAAGCGCTGCCCGTGGTCGCCGCGGGCCCCGCCAACCCGGAGCCCTTCACCGCGCGCCTCACGCCGGAGGGCCTGCGCCACCCGGTGACGGCCATCGGCATGGGCGCGTCCGCCACCGAGGCCGCGTGGGCGCAGCTGCCGCCCATCCCGGGCGCCAACCTGACGCGTGCGCGCCCAGGTGCCACGGTGTTGCTGGAGCATCCGCATCTCACCACGGACGGGAAGAACGCGCCGCTCGTGGCCGTGTGGGACTACGGCCGGGGCCGCTCGCTGGTGATGGCCACGGACGCGTCCTGGTACTGGGCGTTCGCGGCGCACCGGGATGGCTCGCCCAACCGCGCGTATGACCGCTTCTGGGGCAATGCGCTGCGGTGGCTGGTGCGGGACCCGGACCTGACGACGCTGAAGGTGACGGCGGACCCTCCGGCGGTGGAGCCGGGGCGCCCCGTGGCGGTGGTGGTGCAGGCGCGCAGCGCGGACTACCAGCCCGCGCAGGACGCCCAGGTCCGCGTGGAGCTGTTCTCCGTGGCCTCGCAGAAGGCCGTGGCGGTGCAGACGGGCGCGACGGGACAGGACGGCGTGGTGCGCCTGGAGTTCGCGCCGCCCGAGCCGGGGCCATACAAGCTGCTCGCGACGGCGAAGAAGGGTGAGACGGAGCTGGGGCAGGGCGAGGACGCGGTGGCGGTGCGCGCGGTGGGCCCGGAGCTGTCGGATGCCTCCGTGCGGCCGGAGCTGATGGAGGCCATTGCGCAGGTGACGGGCGGCAAGTCGTACAAGCTGCCGCAGGACGGGCTGCCGGACGTGCCGCTGCTCGACCCGCCGGTCGTCGAGGTGGGCCGCGCGAAGGACCAGCCGCTGTGGGACCGCTGGTACTACCTGGTGGCCCTCATCGGCCTGCTGGGCGCGGAGTGGTTCGCGCGGCGCCGGTTCGGCTACGTCTGA
- a CDS encoding DUF4159 domain-containing protein, with the protein MSARRLTRRNLLLGTAALAPLLSRRAWAFGEKSRFIPAVAKHGGRWDGRLSGLRRIAWELQRRTSVEVVPDARPFALSSPDLFEYPFLYFGGDGAFPPLSEAEVGNLRRYLTYGGFMLADANDGSDGDGFDASFRREMARVLPQSPLTEVASGHVVFKSFFLLDAAPGRLLNKPQMLAANLGKRSAVLYSQNDVAGAWSRNETGDFEFDVSPGGEPQRELAVRLGINVCMYALCLDYKDDAVHLPLILNKRR; encoded by the coding sequence ATGTCCGCGCGGCGTCTGACCCGTCGAAACCTCCTGCTCGGCACCGCCGCGCTCGCCCCACTGCTGTCCCGGCGCGCGTGGGCCTTCGGTGAGAAGAGCCGCTTCATCCCCGCCGTCGCGAAGCACGGGGGCCGTTGGGATGGACGGCTGTCGGGGCTGCGGCGCATCGCGTGGGAGCTGCAGCGGCGCACGTCCGTGGAGGTGGTGCCGGACGCGCGGCCCTTCGCGCTCAGCAGCCCGGACCTCTTCGAGTACCCCTTCCTCTACTTCGGCGGCGACGGCGCCTTCCCCCCGCTCAGCGAGGCGGAGGTGGGCAACCTGCGCCGCTACCTGACGTACGGCGGCTTCATGCTGGCGGACGCCAACGACGGCAGCGACGGGGACGGCTTCGACGCCAGCTTCCGCCGGGAGATGGCGCGGGTGCTGCCGCAGAGCCCGCTGACGGAGGTGGCCTCCGGACACGTGGTGTTCAAGTCCTTCTTCCTCCTGGACGCGGCGCCGGGACGGTTGCTCAACAAGCCGCAGATGCTGGCGGCGAACCTGGGCAAGCGCTCCGCGGTGCTGTACTCGCAGAACGACGTGGCCGGGGCGTGGAGCCGCAATGAGACGGGCGACTTCGAGTTCGACGTGAGCCCCGGCGGCGAGCCGCAGCGCGAGCTGGCGGTGCGCCTGGGCATCAACGTGTGCATGTACGCCCTCTGCTTGGACTACAAGGACGACGCCGTCCACCTGCCGCTCATCCTCAACAAGCGGCGCTGA
- a CDS encoding molecular chaperone DnaJ, whose protein sequence is MAKGGQTPEPPGAPEVRAAWARKEAGDVAGARRDAERLLAGTPSPEDRAQAEELLRRSSTPRALYGFALLAAAVFTGLLLLAWTRYA, encoded by the coding sequence ATGGCAAAAGGCGGACAGACGCCGGAGCCGCCTGGCGCTCCCGAGGTCCGGGCCGCCTGGGCGCGCAAGGAGGCTGGAGACGTCGCCGGGGCACGGCGCGACGCCGAGCGTCTGCTGGCGGGCACTCCCTCCCCCGAGGACCGGGCCCAGGCCGAGGAGCTCCTGCGGCGCTCGTCCACCCCCCGGGCCCTCTACGGCTTCGCCCTCCTCGCCGCCGCTGTGTTCACCGGGCTGCTGTTATTGGCCTGGACCCGCTACGCTTAA